TTTTCTTGTAGTGGATATGCTTCATCGGCTATGAAAACAAATGGCATTCGAATTTGCGTATGTGGTAGAGACTGTTCAGTTGGTacatttaattgtttctttgAAAGTAATTTAGAGAAAGCCGAACTTTGAAAAGTACCCTCATCGGATTGTTGTCCATATCCTCCCACCTCTATTACAGTAAAGCGATAATTTGCATCACAGACTGCTTGAAGAACGATcgagaagaattttttataattaaagaacaTACTTCCTGAATGACTgggacatttaatttttacgtGCTTGCCATCCAATGCACCTAAGCAATTAAGAAAATTCCAGATTTTCATGTAATCTTCactgattttaatgaaatcatCCTGTGTTGGAACTGGCAAGTGTATTGGCTGTAATATATTCCATACCGCGTTAACAGTTTCTTTAACAATTGATCCAACTGTTGTAGCTCCCATGCGAAAAGTGAATGATAGGCTTTTGAAAGATTCCCCTGTAGCACAAtatctgcaataaaaaataataaagttttagttAGTGTCAGTGATTAGGCTgtgttcaattttattttaacactaaTGCTAGAATGAACCActtctgaaacaaaaatcaatgtTAAAAATAGCTTATTCGTAActgaaattcatttttttgcaGTGAAGGTGGCCCAaactaaatggaaaaatttaagagattatTTCCGAAGAGAACTGAAAAAACTTCCCATACCACGGTCTGGTGATCCAGGGGACATTGCAATTAAATCCCACTGGccctattttaaaagtttgttatTCTTAAAGGATCAATTTAGGCCTCGACAAGCAACGGGAAATTTGGTAGATTCTTTGGATGAATCGCTTGCTACGGACGTGCAATCTGATGTGAATTCTGATGACGATAGAGTGGAGACGGAAACAATAGACGATGTACAAGATCCCGTGAATGTCGAGCCATTGACACCTGCTTCTGTTGCTTCCGAAAACACTGAGGATTCATCTACAGGCACGTCAAGTCATTTTGCTGAACCTCGAACAGTTTTAAAGGGCCGACTccgtaaaagaaaaaataatgttgacgcTTTATTGGCCATCGAGGAACAGAAATTGAAGTTCATTAGAACAAAGAGGGCAAACATAAATGAAACCAAAGAAGATGAtcatctgtcattttttaagagtcTACTACCACACGTGAGAAAAATTACGGATAACAACATTTTGCATTTTAGAAATGGCGTTCAAGATCTGGTTCAGAGATATGCTTATGGCTATACTAATCAAATGAATCAGAATCAAGGAATCGAACCTTTCGATTATCCGATCAATCAGAACGCCAACTCCTTTCGTTTTATGTTTTTACCGAAAAGAATATTTctacttagtttatttttgttcattttttccAGTGTTTAAGATGTTATATTAATTGACCTGTTTAGTtgtaatacttaataaatattatgtttttttgtacaaaaatatacattcaACTTACCTTAAAGTAATAACCAACCTCTCTTCCGGTCCAATGGGTTGTTTATTGTAGTTTGTCCAATTCATTTGTAGACATGGAGacactttttctaaaatatagttaaaagtAGCAATATCCATTCTCAAGTACTCGAAAAATCGGTCTGGATGCTGcttgagttaaaaaaatagtgtatGATACTGTCCAAATCGTTTGCGCGATTTATTAATGGGATGTACAGAGCAAGTTCTGTTTAAACCTCCCATTACAATAAGTCCGCGAAGCGCGGCATTGTCAAACAAAATTTCATCTTCACTGTCGGAAAACATTGTTTTGACTAAATTGAATTTGAAGAGTCGCAATTAATCGCGACTTCTGTCTCCTTACTATGTGTATGTCTCCTGCCACGTCGCTTATATCGTCGCTGTGCCTCTAGCCTCGTCGTTCCACTATGTTTGTACCCTATCTGGGAGAACTTTATGATAAAGTTGTCTTGACCCACCTTAGTTTGGTTCTCGTAAAAAGCattatgaaactttttaatatctaacaTTGTCAAAGTACTGCATCTATAACTTTAGTACAATGTTTACATTTTGGGTATTTTGGTAGAGTTACAGCAGAATATCTAAAAGAACACACCATccttagttttaaaaaactcattACCTTCTGGTCTTTTCCACATTccttttccaattttctggagCTCGCTGCCTCTTTCTAGCCTTATTTTGATTTACTACGACGATTTCTTTCGTGTTATCGcacattacttttattatactttacttttttaaattaaataaactttgaaaacaTACTGATATCAACCGCAAACGAGACGTTTCTGACagcaattcaaaataataatatcaaggGAATACTATTTTGACCACATGACCACCTAGCTGAGTATCTGATTGGCTAATTTGGATTTATATTGGCAATACTATTTTGACCACATGACCACCTAGCTGAGTATCTGATTGGCTAATTTGGATTTGGCggtatttgaaaataaaccaaGCTGGATTTAAGGGAATTTGAAACTGGACctagtttttaaactatattttatagtggATTAGATGGATTTTGTTACTGAATTTCTGTTCATGTGGCTAGATATTTTCATGAGGAATATAATCAtgtatataacatatttttgacTAAAATTGGATTTAGCGGGTTTTGATCCTATATGCCTCAACTATCGTACAATAGTATAGCGGTATCCAGAGTATAGGTAATCACGTACCTGTTGTATAATCACGTAACTCAAACAGTTGTATGGTCTTTACATTAGTTCTAAATTATTTCTATGCGTTCTGTGAATTTCGTCAGTTGTTTGTTTGTTAGTTACCTCTTGTATTGTGACTTTTCTAGCCAGTAAATGCATcatatttttacataacttttCGAATATCAGCCTGACCATAGTAGAAATGTGACTTTTTTCGGGGTTAGTAAATTTACCTTAAATACATATTGCGTAAATTAGCATAGAGGGTaagtaatacattttaaataagttttccgGCGAATTCACCATTTCCTTCTAAGATTGCTGATCGATCGAATTTATCTGCGCCACTGCTTTACGATTTTATCGAATGTTGCAAAATATGACATTACGAGTTGTCAAATATTACAATGTTGTAGCAGTTTTTAGGAAGGCATATCGATGTCTATAGGCAACCCGCTTGAGATTAATGAAACAATATTGTAGGAATTAGcgctgattttaaaaatatatatttttttaaataaaaaaaaaattaagtaaaacttcgtaaaaaattatatttcttataattttagaGACTTTTTAACAATGGTCAGGTGGGTTGCCCATACATGTTATTATTGCGGTGTTGTCAACTTCTCCACTAATAAACAGATGATTTCAGTTGacataaatttgttttttttacttgtttttttaaaacaacgttacatgttaataaaatgaaatctccataaaaagttaatgaaacgtataatgaattaagaaatagcACCTGGTTGTTTAACCTAGCATAACTCAGCATCAGTGTAATtgaaacaaacaaaacattattCAGGTGTCATTCAGgatgcaatataattttaagtgcCAAATTATTGCATGTACCTAGTTTCTAACAGATATGAGAaatttatgctatttttatCGGTAAGCTGATAAATACTTCCTCTATACCTAATATTTAGTCTATTCATTAGACTTTCAATTGtggcttttttatatatttatacttgTGGTCTTATTAAATTTGCAGTTAGTTCCTGTATTTTCATTCATTAAAATACATGCTTAATGTTTGCCTTTTTCACCAAAATGGATGTTGTGGAGTGTAACCACTACAATGATGATATGGAACATGTATTATTGGATAATGAAAATGTAGGAAACTGTGATAAATGCCATAAACACAAAATACTAAATGGCAATTTGACCAGCAGGAACCTCATTACTGAAAATCCTATGTTTGATGATTCTCGGACTGATAATTCAGAAGATTCTCCTTTGCTTGCTTTGCCAATTAATGTAAGTTTAGTCTAATTGATTAACTCAGTAATAGTAGAATAACCAgcttaataattaattgaataaGCTTAAAAGGAGCTGAATCCAGTTTCATTTCAGCTAGATCCCTAATAGAGTTGATTAAATATTGGGGTTATAGTCAATAATAGAatgcatgaaaaaaaaaaaaacatgctttattgttattaacaaagaaaaattgttctaaacaaagctaccttaaattactaccactaaacttaccactacaccccatacacacttgagttccaaaacaaacatcagaaaacaatacataagaacagcagaaaaaaagtacataaaaagtaaattaaattccataattatccCCTCAAGTATAAGACAGCAAAGAATTCTAACTAATCaaatacaaacaaatcaaataaaattcaaatactgtaaacatacacttagggaaaattagaaTGTGTCGACGTAGTATTCATCTAGCgaatagtaacatttttcggtcaaaagtattttcaatttatgtttaaaagtgttaagttatttaactttaatttccGTTTAAAAGTACGTGTTGCCTCCCTGATTCCACCTGgtaaacgattgaaaattttgattcactcgcagaaaatagattttttagttaatgtggaGGAGGGGATTGGAAGATTTAGATGGTTCACTTGACGCATTAAGTATCTTGGATTtggggttataaatttaaagcaatttgcaaaaagtaagcaggccacttcctgaatgtagagggagaagacagtgtgtatgcccagcctaacaaataatgggcgacaggaatctcttggtttagccccacagatgtaatgtacagcacgcttctgtaaaacaagcagcatttgtagaaggtaggcagctgcattaccccagaagcaaatggcatacctaaggtgggattcaattaatgaaaaatatacagatcttccaaactccatgccaagctccagggtagccgctctgactgcaaaacaacctgcagacacctttttgcaagtaccgaggatatgctcttcaaatttgagttctctgtcaatgaatatacccaaaaattttgtattatcaaacTGCTGAACTACTGAGTTAGAAAAAGGCATGTGGTTTAGAGcacacttaaaacacaataatttggttttttgaggatttagtgacagcaagtttgattcaaaccagagatttactgcctgaagatcagttgctaatgtagttcgcagagtatctgtgtctgggctgtgccaaagaagtgtggtatcatcggcaaatagagtaaatttcCCCTGTACATTAAGATTGgtaagatcatttatgtataggaaaaaaagtataggccccaaaactgaaccctgaggaactcccaaGGTGATAGGATGGTAATCAGAGTACTTAGATCCTATAAGCACTCGTTGTTGCCGATCTTGCAGATAGGAAGCAAACCAAGACGATGAAACTCCCCGAAATCCATAATGATGAAGCTTCCGCAACAGAATCCTATGGCAgacacaatcgaaagccttcgacaaatcacaaaaaactgcCGCCGAAACTCCACCAGCATTTATATGGAAGTAaagttcatgaaaaaaattaaacatggcatcattggtactggtattttcacggaagccaaattgaagtctggtgaggatgtttttggactttaaaaaggacattattcgatttttaaccaatttttcgATTACCTTTGATAGCGTAGACAAGAGAGAGATGGGACGAAAGTTGGAAGGATTATCAAGAGCTCCACCCTTGTGAATTGGGATAACTTTAGCTGATTTTAGGCAAGATGGAAATATCCCCTTGCTCCAACAAAGGTTAATTGCGTCAACTGGTGCCTTTAGCGCCGTTTCTGGAAGGTTGAGAAAAATCTTAGCTGAAAGGTTGTCTTCtccagttgaatttttatttttttcagaatacaGAATATCCTTGAGTTCGTTTAGGTTTGTAGTTATAAAAAAGAAGGAATTTGGAACATGAATGGCTGGCATAAAGGAAAGAGGATCAATAGAAGGGTTCAAATTTTGCTGAAGTTGtagagcaatattagaaaaaaaattgtttgattgACTGGATATGATTGTTTCATTGGGAGAGACTTCAGGGCATTGTCTTGACTGCTTACCACAATTGTGacgaatatcattaataattttccaactctCCTTATATTTGTTAGATGAACCACTTAAATGGTTGGAGTAGTAAGTTTGCTTAGAGATTCTTATCAGACGACGATACAAGGCTCGGTAAAAATTGAAATAGTTATGAAAAACTGGAGTGTCAGTGAACTTTCTTATTGTGTGAAGAGATCTCAGATTTCTTGAAGATACTTTCAAACCCCTCGTAAACCAAGATTTTATAGGTTTGGATTTCggtttgattttaatcattGGGAAGGAAGCATCAAAGAGCTTAACAATTATTGTGTGAAAGGAAgataaatcgaaaatagaatTCCAGGACTCAAGAGCTGAAAGTGGACGAaacttattaaagttattaataccaaaaattcGACCATATCGTTGTGCAGATACACTACATTCCTTTtgtatatttgctattttacatAGTATAAACTCATGGTCTGATAAAGCAGAATTTGCGACTGTACACTCCACGGAGTCATAtggaaaattagaacaaatatgGTCAATAGTGGAGCTTGTTGACTGTATTATACGAGTAGAATCTTTTACatgcatatgtatattaaatgccCCCATTAGATGATCGAGGCGCAGAGTAAAGAcagaatttttatcattaaagttgatattaaagtctcctGTAAGAACTACGTAAGCCGCCgatggaattttaaataaaagtgcCGTCAGTCTCCTAGAGGAGatctataaatacaaattacataTAAGTTTATGGATTTGGAGTAAATTACAGTAAATTCAAAAGTCATTTCCTTTAGGAGATGGTTAAATTTATCTACCTGTTGAAAAGAGTTGtgttttaaaaagtgtttacataataatatcataCATCCACCATGAGAAGACAAAATCTGACAAAAACTagacaaaataacataatttggtAGATCAATAAGCTCACCCGGTTCAAGCATTTCTTCTTCCTGTAATACAGAAAATGCATTTCACTTTAAAAAGTGTGGTTCTTAGTTTATCTACATATAAATGTGAGTTATAAGCACAAAGAaccaaaattattgttttcctttGAACTACACTTTTATTTAGCATTATTTGTGGcctctatataaaataaaaactatgtaAGGATAAATAAATGACAAGCAAGGTTGTTGGCAATTTAgtgttaaataatattgttatcACTATTAATAACAAAGAGACAAAGttgtcaaataatattaaaaagtacaaaaaaatacagtttccatattaaaaaaaaagaaattgtttagACTTCTAATTTAATTACATATCACAGAAAtcagatacaaaaattaataattgtgcTTATAAAAAACAAGTATAAAAACTACAGAACTTACTTGAGGTCATCATTTAAATAGGGGATAATAGGCCCCAgtgatcatatttttttaaaagtcttttgaaCCTAGtgaaatttatggttttttatcTCAAAAAGGAGATTTTGAATGAttctatttcccatatacatgAAAGAATTTCTTATTTGCTTAGAATGTCGGGTAGGTAACCAACT
The sequence above is a segment of the Anthonomus grandis grandis chromosome 12, icAntGran1.3, whole genome shotgun sequence genome. Coding sequences within it:
- the LOC126743028 gene encoding uncharacterized protein LOC126743028, with protein sequence MDIATFNYILEKVSPCLQMNWTNYNKQPIGPEERLVITLRYCATGESFKSLSFTFRMGATTVGSIVKETVNAVWNILQPIHLPVPTQDDFIKISEDYMKIWNFLNCLGALDGKHVKIKCPSHSGSMFFNYKKFFSIVLQAVCDANYRFTVIEVGGYGQQSDEGTFQSSAFSKLLSKKQLNVPTEQSLPHTQIRMPFVFIADEAYPLQENLLKPYSRQTLNPERQYFNQRLSRARKTIECSFGIIYAKWRILSKAIETNEQLADITIKAICLLHNIIMDKEGFERHLKLVTEIPANNNFTRPNWNARGRVPN